Below is a genomic region from Neorhizobium galegae.
CGAACCTCGCGGGCCGCCGATCGATAGCGTGCTGCCCGGCACGGCATCCAGCGCCCATCGCGTGGCGGGACCGGCGTCATGGACGGCGAAATCGAGCGCCAGGGATCGGGCGTTCTGATCGTACCGCCGGGGCGTATAATCACGGCGCTCGGGTTCACCGGCTTCGGTCGGCAGGAATATCTTGATGTGGTCGTCCGGCGCAGCGCTGACGAAATCCGAAAGATCCCCGCCGCCGAGCGTGATGCGCAGCATCTGCGGCGTGATACGTTCGACGGTTTCGACCGTCAGCACACGACGCTTGAGTTCGTGACGGATGCGCTCGATCTTGGGGGCGGAGGAAGTCTGGTCCTGGGTGGCAAGGTCGTTCATCTGTGTCCTTTCACGGGATATCGACCTGCCGGACACAGCCGCGCAGACCGAAACCGGCAATGCCCGGTCGATCAGCGCGTTGAGTGACGTTAACGCTTACGTGCGAAGCCTTGTGGCACTCGCAGTGTGAACTCTAGTTAGGCGGGCAAAGCCCCGCCGGCAAGGATTGGCGAGCGCCAACTCCAGAATTTTGCCAGTTGAAAAACTGCAAACGGCTGTCGTCAAGGCAGTCGCCTTCGCAACGATGGCCTCGACATCCACCTTCCCTGCACCAGATACCTCCAGTCGTTCAGCCTTTGTGAAGGACTGGCGGCCAATGTGCTGCGATCCCTGGGCGATTCGCCCGACAATATGGAGATGGCATGACGCTGCTGCAATTCCCCGCCGATCGGCGCACCGCTGACGTTAAACGCTGCGCCGAGGCGCTTCTGCGGCTTCACGGCGAACAAGCGAACCACTTCTGGCGATCGGAGATGGCTGGCTTTGCGCAGGCTCTCAGAGCCCAGGGCGTAGCGGAGGATGAAATCTCCCGTCAGGCAGGTCTGTTCATGCATGCAGTCCAGATGCAGCTGCAGGGCATTTGCATCGACGACGGGACGAGCGCGGTGGCAGGTTGATCCTGCTCCGGCCGCTGACCCAGCGAATGTCGGCGGCGCATGACCTGTTCAAATGCTGATGATAAGTGGTGCCGCTTGCAGGACTCGAACCTGCGACCCCATCATTACGAATGATGTGCTCTACCACCTGAGCTAAAGCGGCACGGGCAGCGACCGGCTTAGCCGGGGCTGCGAGTGATGCGGCTGATACAGGCAATGACCTGCGATTTCAAGCCGGGTTTTGGGCTTCTCGACGATTTTCCTGGAAAGACGGTTATTATCCGGCCGCTAGTTCAAACCGCGAGGCGCTCGCGCGCCGCCCGGTATTCGTTTTCCAGCCGGTCGACGAGTTCGGCGACCGGAACCACCGCCTTGACCGCGCCGACCCCCTGACCCGCGCCCCAGATCTCCTTCCAGGCCTTCGGCCCGCTGACTGCCTGATCGAAATCCATCTTGGACGGATCTGCGACCGGAAGCGCATCCGGGTCCATGCCGGTAGCGGTGATCGAT
It encodes:
- a CDS encoding DUF6074 family protein — protein: MTLLQFPADRRTADVKRCAEALLRLHGEQANHFWRSEMAGFAQALRAQGVAEDEISRQAGLFMHAVQMQLQGICIDDGTSAVAG